Genomic DNA from Urocitellus parryii isolate mUroPar1 chromosome 5, mUroPar1.hap1, whole genome shotgun sequence:
TGGGCTGGTTTTCCCATTTGATTTTCATtctcttccccttctttcctGGGCTCTGACTTCCCgctctccctttttccctccaAAGGGCTCATTGGCTGAAGCAGGACTCCTATATACAATCTAGAAGTgttcaggtttatttattttattttttatttttatttttatttttttagttttaaatcatGATGGCTAAAAAGAGAGAGCAAATGAATGAAGAaggcagaaggaaagaagagaagtcagaaagagaaagaggagagaggagggagaaagtgACTCGGAGAAAGACCCAGAAAGGCTGGCAGAAGCGGTTTGGCGGGGAGGATGTAGAAGGGCTGGGTGCGGCGGCGGTGGAGTCTGGAGGCGGCGGTGTAGCGCTGCTCGAGAGCCCAGCAGCCCGAGCTCCCCGGACCGGCTGCGGAGCAGGGAGGGGACTGCGGGGGAGGTGCTCTCTAAGTGCTCTCGCTTTTGGCAGGTGCGGAGCTTTTGTCCCCTACATCCACTTCCTGCCCCAGCAGTCCAGACCTAGGGCCCAGTCCTCTCCAATGTACTTTGCAGAAAGTGACTCCCTTCAAGGAGTGTGGCTTGGCGGCTTTCCCCCATCTCATCCCCAAAATAGCCCTGGTAGCCAGCGCATCAAAGGCGGCTTTGTGAGCGGCCGCCCGCTGGCTGCCTGAAGGGGGGCGCACGCGGGACATTCTGGGAGCGCGTCCCACTCCCCTCTCCAACCTCTCCCTATTCTCCCTCTCTCATtcattctcctctcctctctttcattttctttctcccctccccctctcctccctacCACctatcctggatttttttttccctctccgtcttttctcctctccctccttccttccttctttctcttcccccatccttttctcctttttcttttcctctctccactCTGGCTACCATCctgtctctcttttccttcccatcACCTCCTACCTATTCCTCCCGATCACTCCTCCCGGGGAACCGGTCCCCAAGCCTGTTGTCCCTCTCCCTCTACCTCCGCCGGCGACCTCCCCCCGACCTCCCGGAGTCAGGTAGCCTGGCGAGTCTCTGGCGCGCGCAGCTGACAGCGGACGCATGCCTGCAGCCAATCAACGCCCGGATGCGCTGCAGCTTGAATAAATCATTAAGCTTGACACGCGCTCAGGGCCTGCGCTCCGCGCTGCAACTTGCTTCCTGCCATTAACCTACACACCCTCTTTTGTAACAACCTAATCTTGCATACAAAGGAAGAAGGAATATAACTTAGACCTGCGCTAGAGCCAAGTCATTCTTATTCGCAGCGCGAAAAGAACGCTAGTATCAGGGAATCCACCTCCCTACCTTTGACTCTAGGTAACTTGGAATTTCTGGGGAAATCCTGAAACAATCATTTCTCCGTCCAGAAGTGGGTAGAAGTCCAGAGACTACTCAACAATAAGACTAGAGAAATGGGATCATTGAGAAGCATCaatagtgcttttaaaaaaatgcaataaaacatACTTCTTGGAGAGTTTGCAGTAGAAGATACAAATGAAGGCAATTAAGACCTATAAAGGTTGACTAAATTTAATCATTTGTCCACCCCTTTTTAAGTGATTGCATAAATGTTTGAGTAAAAAATGGGTGAAAATGTTAGTGGCTCCCCACAGCAGAGTCTCTGTTTATCTTAATGGCAAGTCCCAGCACCACCTCCTTATCTGATTCAGAAAGATTATGAGAAGTGGATATCTCTTGCACTGATATACAGTTATTGGCAGCTGTAAAGCCCTTTCATTTTCTATTCATCTGGTGATCTATGCAAAGGAAGGTATTGTTGTTACTCTCATTTTCCAGTAGAGAAAATAAGTAACTTCTTTTGCAGACCTTCAGGTAAGTCATTGCTGGCttcaaaagatgaaattattttctagagtTAGATGTTGCAGAGAGTTTGGTTTGCCCCTACCCCTGGAAGTTTCTTGCCAATAGTCCTATGAATTCCTAAAAAGAACTAGTATATATTCATGAGATCCTGGGGCTATTGGCCTGACTACCAACCAGCAGTCAGGGTCAGCAGGAACTAATGGCACTTATGTAAAAGGATAAATGAAAAGAGTTCAATGGATAGACAGAGAGATCTAGGTAGGGCTATGGGAACCAAAAATGCAACACCCAGAGCTAGTAACAAGGGTGAACTGTAAGGACCTGAACCTGAAGTGGCAAGAGGAGAACTCTGTTCCTGGATCTCAGAAATAGCTGTAGCTGTGAGGCAGCTGTGTCCTTAGACAAAGGAGCAGAGCCACTGTCAAAGCAACTGAGCCCAAACAGTAAGAGAGTGTGGATATTTCCACCTACCTCCCCTCCCACTTTGTGGCCTCCTATGGGTGCCTCCCACTGGCCACACCCAACAGGAAGTCAGAGGGCAAGAGAACCCTAGGGATGAATTCCAGGTGACAATGAAGAGTAGAGAAGGGTAAAGAGTAGATCAGAAGGGGAAAGCATATGATCCAGATCCATTCTTCCAAATACTGTTTTtttcagctgtgtgtgtgtgtgtgtgtgtgtgtgttgctggggattgaacccagggccttgtgcatgcaaggcaagcactctaccaactattTTTCCAGAGACTTAACAGTGAACAGGACAGGTAAGGCCTCTGTCCTCATGGAATTCACCatttggtgggtgggtgggagaatATTGTCAACAAACATAGAAACAAGCAAAGACAGCACTTTCACATAGGGGTAAATATCAGGAAGGAGAATCAGGGCCATGGACAGGGACTGATTGTGAGAGATGGAGAGTTGTTTTAGATAGAGCCCTTGGGAAAGCTTCTGGAGGAAGTCCTCTGGGAAAGCATTTGAGGGAAGGCAACCTGGACTTTCTAGGAAAGTCGACTTTGAATCCATTTCTACTGCCAGATTACTTTCTATGAGGTTTGTGGGAAAGAATCCTGCCTGTGCTGTGATTTAGATACACCTGGCCAGTCCCCATGAAGATGAGAAACAGAACTAGAATAAAAAAAGCAACAATAGCACCACACTAACATTTACATAGAGCTTGTGGTTTCCTCCACAGGGCATTCCCCTAGTCCCTTACATTATTTATTCTAGCTGTTTGGGCACCAAGAAGTCTGGATGTTAATTCAGTTTCTTACTTCTCTTCAAGAACAGCAAACTCTGAGATGCACTTCCAATTCCTCCTTTATTGCATCTCAGTCCTACTCATTGGAAGCTCTGAGCAGAGCagaatggtttcttttttctcttccttggtCTGTCCACCTGATATGAACGGTGAGATAGTCTTCTCCATATATAACCTCCCTattcccaatttaaaaattgaaagattgCATCAGGGAGGTGAAACGTGTGTCCCAGTAGTTCTATGCCAGCCTCTGATAATGCGTGCATTCAACATCTCTGCAGCCAGCCGCAGATCTGCCCATCACCCCCGCTCCCCACTCCTCCTCAATTTCAGGCGCGTCTCCTCTCTTAACTCGGTGGTCTCCAGGCCATTTTTTGAATAGGTAAGATTTCTCAGTCAATAAAGTTAATGCAGTTTTCTTCCCCAgcatctccccccccccttaataaaaaaaagtgaGGTGGGGGACAAGACCGGGGAGAGGTTGCCATTGCTAGCCTCTGGGGTCTACATTTTGTATTTCGCTGACAGCCCAGGGCTGCTCCAAAGCCCGCCGCGCAGCCAATGGGCAGTGGTGATTTATGGAGCTGACTAATGCTGGCTGAATGCGGCCTGTCAGAGCGCTGTGAATGGCTTCCCTTCGCCGCACAAGCCCCGGCTTTGTGTTGCTAAGCGATTAGAGCAGATGTAATGAGATTTTGCCCAATCCCTGCTTTGCCCTTTCCTAGCTTCGGCAaaattgtgtgtgtttttgtgaatttttcGAGTTTGCCTTCGCATTGTGGCAAACAACGGCTAACTTTGCCTCGAGTTTTAACGAGACTGGATATCTCCCATTCAGAAGTGGGTAAAAGAACACCTGTCCacacagggagaagaaaaaaaaaaaaaaactctttgtgGGAGCTGAAACATTATCCTAATGTTATATTCATAGCAAAAAATGACTTGCTACACTTTCTTTGCATACCTTATCTGTAAACTTGCAAAGGAgctaaattaaatgaaaaagaaatggggtggggggggaagccCAGCTCTGGTGCtccaaataagataaaaataaaaacaggcatCACAAAAGCATTACTTCCCTCAAGTAAGCTCTAAATTGGCCCACTGCTGGCAGAAAGTCCGATTATTTATGGCGATGAggaatttactgatttttttccccttaattacGTTCATCTCTTTGAAAGGGACTGAAGCTGCGATGTGCATTCTATAGAGGGTCATTTAGCAAAATGACATCAGACGCTGTGGCGTGCTCCGCGCATCGCggctttaaaaaatgattattctgTGCCACTAAATGGTATAGATGTACCAACACAGACTAGATTTTTAACTCTGGAAGACGTGCTGGCTCCCCGTTCTTTGTTGGGTTTTGTAAGATGCATTTTGCGCTGGGCTTTCCGCTTGGCTGGAGACACGCAAACTGAATCTGCAAGTAATGCAGGCGGCGAGTGAGGAGCCGGCGAGAGGCCCAGTAGGATTCTAATCACGTCCTTGCTAACTGACAAGAAGCAAGCCAGCCAAAAACCCACCAATTTCTTTTTGAATCTTGGTAATTGGGTACTTTTACACGCAGCTCACGCTATTCGGATAGAGTCACAGGCTTAGATAGGCCAGTGTCTCAAAGCGACCACACATTTCTAATGCGTTTATTTAAATCTAATTCCTTCTGCAAGGAATTCATATCATACCTGCTTTTTACTTGAAGTCAACATGGAAAGTGTGTGCATGGGGGAAAAGGACTAGGCCTAGAAGTGAGAGAAAAGGAGTACACCCACCATCAAGGCTAATGTGTGGAAAAGCAGACCtgcccccaaccccccccccaaccttcagcacctccttcctccacccaCCCCTCTCTCCACTAGTTCCTCCAGCCCTTCCATAGACTCACAAGGCTAAACTCAGAAAGTGAAGGTCtgagagtggaggggaggggaggacctTCTCTTtccagttgactttttttttttttttgagatgtttaAATGTACAATTTATTAAAGTGAGATGCAGCCATTAAATCATCTCTTCTCTTGGGGACATGTGTATATTCATAgcccaaaaagtaaaaataaaagaggccctttatttttatttatacctcagcaatctagtgaagccctaagcaaattagcagatcctgtctcaaaataaaaactggagcaggctggggatgtgactcagtggttaagccttactgggttcaattcatcataccaaaataaaaaaatatataaatagagagacagaagaaaataaaatacagataatattttCCTTCTGCAGCCATCACAAAGTTACCCACAGGGACTAGGACTGGCCATAGCCCTTAGTCTGTCCATTTCTGCCACTTAGCATGTTTTGGACCacccttttctcccctccccccatccaCCCATTCCCTTTGGTAGTTTAATAATAACTTGGCCAGGGGAGTCAGAGTCAAAGAAGCCTTAGAGACAgctagttattttaatttttaaaaaaaggaaaaaagttttattacGAAACTAGTTTGTATAAAACAGggttatacattttttttgtaagtttgtAATAaaacagtaaggaaaaaaaaaaaggcagtggtAGAAATTTCCAAAAGGCAACCTATCAAAACCAACTGGTTACCACTTTGCGTTTGGACAGTAGCTGCATAAACTTTGTTCTTCTTGAACAGTATTTAATAACATCATTAATACATTAAAAACGTTTCTATAAAGTAAGACACATTGGTGCTGAAGTACATCTGGTGGCATTTTGATCTCACCTATGAGGAGAGTTCTTTACAAAACCACATAGGGAAAACGGCAGTCGCAACGTGAACTACACATCTAAAATATGCAGAGGTAATAGCATTACATGTTAAAGTATCAAGatatacacattttaaaccaTTTGTACAAAActtctataaatttttttctctttctttctctcttatgtacaaaaatatcttaatatatCCCCAAACTGGTTAGGATAGATACAAATagatttttcttataataaaaaaaattcacaaaagattGGAAGCCTTCTATGATGAAAACTGTAGAAAAGACAGTATGAGGGAGAGAGTAGGGTTTGGGGAGGGGTCCCAGGGAACAGGGGCAGGGTTTCAAAGTACTGAGTATAGCATAGTTGCACTGTGGACAAATCTCCACAGCTCATCGGGATGAGGGTTACTGAGATCAGAGACACCAACCCAATTCTATAGGGCTAAGAACTGCACTTTGAGAGAGGGCGGGGAGGTGAAGGCACCAGAGCAAGTGCTTTCAACTCTTCTTAGCGGTGGGTGGGAGTTACTACAGGGCATGCGCTGCTGCCTTCCGCAGGGAGACCACTGTTTTTGCACACCAGCTGGGTCTTGCGCAGACTTTCAGGTACTAGTTGCTCTTCATATCCCCGTAAGTGATTGGAGTGCAAACATGCTGTTCTGGGCGCATCCTTGATTTCTGAGAGCCTTGTCTCTCAGGCATTCATCAACCAGTGGGCGTTGGGGCTGGTGgcctgttgtgtgtgtgtgtgtgtgtgtgtgtgtgtgtgtccttcttctttccttcttcttttatctcCCTCCCAACATCGCTGATAAGAAAGCACTAAAGATGCAGGTGGTGCGGTCACGCTATAACAAACAGAAGAACACGAAAAGTTAGTGTGAACGTAGAAGTAGCATAGAGCACCTGAGgtttcagggagaccctgtcagGTAGAACATCTCTTTTGACAAATCCCAGGACCCTATTCGCCAGCATCTCAGCTCCTCACCCCTTCCCTCCACTCCTTGAATTCCTGGTCAAAGCCACTTTCTCAAGGCAGTGTTGAAACCAACAAACTAGAATTTGAAATGCCATACTTTaacaaattctttaaataaataaataagaccttCATGTCCGTGAAGTCAGCCTCGCCTTTCACAGACACTCAACAGAAGGATGAAGGACCAAGACTAGAAGATCACCTCAATTTGTCCACCTCCCAAATGCAACCTACCTGCTTCCAAAGTCCATTCACACCAGGGCCAGACAAGCCCGAGCCCCTCAGAACCAGTTGGTGAAGTCCAGCAGCTCTTGCTCCTCGGGGCTGAGAGGATCATAAGAGCCTTCGTCGGACGAGTAGGATGAGACCGGAGAACCGGCCATGGAGTTCATGTCGTTGGAGTAGTTGGGAGAGATGGTGGGCGACAGGACTCCAGCCTGGAAGGCGGCGCTCACCGCGTCGTGTTCATCCAGCAGCTGCTGCAGGGCTCGGATGTACTCGACCGCCGAGCGCAGCGTCTCCACCTTGCTCATCTTCTTGTTGGCCGCACCGTTGGGGACGTGCTCCCGGAGGGTGGCAAAGCCCAAGTTGACCAATTTGACACGGTTGCGCTCGCGCTCATTACGGCGCGCCACGGCTGCTGGCTGCTGCTGCGGCAGGCTATAGCCGAAGCCGCTGAAGTTCAGCCGGCGTTTGCAGCGCATCAGTTCCGGAGAGGACGAGCGCTGTCGCTTGACTTGCTTGGGCGCTGACTTGTGACCGCCCCCTGAGGGCTGGCCGTCGGCCGCGGGGCTCAGCTGTGgcgcctgctgctgctgctgttgctgctgctgcgcGCTCTGAGCTGCCGCTGCGGCGGCTGCCGCCGCAGCTGCAGCCGTGGCAAAAAAGCAGGCTGCCGGCGGCAGGAAGGGCTGCTGGGGCTGCGGCTGGGGCTGCTGGCCGGCGCCGCCGCTCTCCATCTTGGCAGAGCTTTCCATGCGCAGCGGCGGCCAAGGAGTCGCAGGATCAGAGTGAGCCCGGATGCAAGGTGCGGGGCAGGCGAGGGGTAGAATCAGAACTTGGGTGCACGAacggagagggaagaaggggagagagaaaaagtggGAGCCCAgagggaagtttttaaaaaagcaaaatcccCGGGAGATTTCTTAGGGAGCAAAGAAGGTGCAAAtgatttttctcctccctctttgcctcctcctcctcccctcctcctttcgcGGGTTGGCTTTGGGAGCCTCGCGTGGCGCTCGCGTGTGAGTCTGTCGCTAGCGCCTtcttgctattaaaaaaataagaaggaagaaaggaaggaagaaaaagaaaaaggaagaagtagCCAAAATCAGTGCTGAGTGAGCTCTGCGGAGTCTCGCGTCTCCAGATCCTCTCTACCTAAAGGTCGCGGTCTCTTGCGCCTGGTCCTGGTCTCTCAGCCCTGGCTCaggctgtttttattattttgttaaccccctttctttcttatttccttctttcactctctctccctGACCGTCTCCCTGTCGGTGCGCCTTCCACGTTCCCTGGCCAGAAGTGAGAGTGCTGGGCGGCCGGAGCGCAGCCGCCTTTTCAATGGGACACCCAGCCCCACGCGCAGCCCTGGCCCCGCCTCGCCCCCCACTCCCCGCTGCTGTAGCGAGCGGCTGCAGCCCCCACTCCCCCTCCTCTtacctcctcctcccacccactccCTAAACTCCCCCTCCTCcgctccccttccccctcctgttCCCTGCGCCCGCTCCTTGCAAACTCTCCATTCAGCGGGGTTTGTTGTTGCAGTGCGTGCGCCTGGCGCGTGCCGGACTCCCGGCTGAATAAACAGGCGCCGCGCTAGGAGCGGGCTGCGGCCGGGGGGTGGCTCTAGAAAGGGGGGGCCGGCTTCGCAGGAGGGGTAAATGGCTCTGGGAATTGAGGTGTATGGGTAGAAAGTTCTGGGGTGACATGCTCTTGGATTCTCCTGAGAAACTGGAACAAAATTCAGGGAAGGGTTTGGGTAGAAAGAGTGGCACAGGGGAGGTGTGAAGGTTAGGGGAGAATTGGGGCTctacttttcctcttctccccactACTGCTCTCTCGGGGTTCTTCAATGACAAGAACTGcagtagttttaaaattaaagtgtaGAAGCAGGAATGGAAACAGAGGGGAAAGGACTGGACTCTGCGAAGGCTTGAGTTCTAGTTCCGTCCGTCCTCTCAAGAGCTCTGTGGCTCTTGGTAAGTGCTATCCtcctgagcctcggtttcctcctcCGTGGCCACAGAAGATTAGATTAGATGGTCTCTACCTCCCATCCTACCCTAATAACTAGGAGGTACCCACCACAATGGAAGAGTGCGGAAAGATTATAATTAGTTCTGCAGGGAGGTGCACCCCGCCCCCCATACACCTCCTCGCGCCCTGGGTAACCTCGCACCGGTTCCCCAGAGGATTATTTCTAGACTGGCTGCGGGAAGCCCAAAGAGGAGAGCGCTCTGGAATATTTCCGGTCTCTCCAAGAAGAAAGATGTGATGTGGGGTGGCAGAGGAGAGAGTGATGGAGCTTAGGGGACTGGAGGAGCTTCCTTGGCTGTTGGGCAGCGCTGCCGCAGGCTCCTCGGCGGCCTTGGCGCAGCCTCCATCCCGCCCCAGGCGTGTGCCCGGCGGGCCGGTGGCAGGCGACTGGGAGCTGAGCCCGGTGGAGCCGTGTGCTGGCGCCACGAGGGTGGGGGAGGCGCCTGCAGCCGTTGCTCGGCGGCTTGGACAGCGCCTGCCCAGGCGCCCTTCCTGGGCCCTCGGCCTTGGCACTCTCTGGCCAGAACCCGGTCCAGCTTCTGGGGATACTGCGCTCTGGGCAAAGCAAACCAAGCAAATGATCTGGTGGAGAGGGAGGCTGGGTCCCATCTCAGGTCTACAGAGGCAGAATCAAAGAGAAGGCAATCTGGTGGATTTGTCCAGTGGAAATAGTTCTGATCAGAGATCTAAGTGCAGGAATGATTGTGAATTATCCGAATAATTGCGCTAAATGAACTTCCTTTATGAAGCTGGGTCCTTCTAAAGGGTCGGTGAGAGTGACCCAGGCAGCCACACTGGGCGTGAGTGGCTGGTTATGAGTGTTTTCAGAACAATAATGATGGTGGGCAGTAAGAATATTAGCTCCCCAGGTGAATCACGTCtcttttctgcctcagtttcctctatgTAGAAGAGGTAGGTTTGGGAAGCATATGACCTAGTCCTGCCAAGAAAGGTCTGTTCTGTAAACCTCCTCACTCACACAGTCCCCAGGCCCCCAGTAACCTGTGTCTTGTTGAATACACAGGATTTCACTGAATCCTCCTGGATTTACTGGGAGGATGTCCTCATCCCAAGAAATAAACCAAGAGGTCTCCAGAGTCACATTTGTCTTTTCAGAAGTTTGGTTTCACCACCCAGTCTGGGCCTCTTGTGCTTTCCAACCTCAGGAAACCTCAGGCCACAGAAAGAATAAGATTATTCAGCAGCTGTCCACCATCCACATGCCCCACTGTGAGTCCTGGGTGTGCCACTAGGAGGCCTCCACAGGCCTTACCCACTCCTCTCTGACAAAAGTGGGGGCAGGTGGAAAGCAGAGAGTATGTGGTTAACATCAATGCATATAAGTGCAATTTAATTCATGTTATGTTGAATCATGCAGGAGCCTTGAATTCCCATGCAACTTCTATTGTTCTACATTTGAAAAAGTTTCAGAAGAGTCCCAGCTGTACCACTGTGGTACCTTGTAACCTGTAACAAGCTTCATCCCCTCtatatgcctcagttttctgatctGCACAGGAAAAGGCCTACATTAGTTAATTTTGAAAACCATATCTAGGAGCACAGAAAATTTTCTGGTAGCCATGTGTATTCTGGAATGGGGGCTCCAGGCCTATACAGAGATCCTAATTACCAGAGACTTAAAAAATCAGAACAACACACATTGGCCATGAAATGGGCTCTAAATGTAAGTACCTTGTGAAATCTTGCAGTGCAGTGTTCCTGCTCCTTAGCCCCAGCTCTGGAGAGAGGATAACAGGTATAGTAACCCTTCCAAGCAAAAGTACCTGAGAGTGTATCCCTAGTCTCCCTACTCCGACCCCAATTCTTTCCACTCTCATAGGCTAAGCCTGCTTCCATGCATGCTTTGCAAAGCTTTCCAGAAACCCAGGCattgttcttttcttcctccaggAAACTTAAGCACTCCAACGCTGTCTTCACCTCCTCCAAGCTTAAGGTAGAGCTGTCTAGATTTCTTTTTAGGAGAATGCAACTCTGCCCTTGGAGATGGTACAGAACCAAGGAGAGTTTTCCTCTGAGACTAGTTTCCTGGCTCATTCTAATCTAGGCCTGGTCACCTCCTGTATGGGAGTCTAGTTTGGAGCAAAGGACTGAGGCTCAAGGGCCAAAATTGGTATCCTGCTTCTCACTCTGTGACCTAGATTATAACACACTCTTTTCCCTCTTGAGAGAACTGGTAATGTGCTCTCCTAGGCCCAGGGAGCTCCAGATAAAGCAG
This window encodes:
- the Ascl1 gene encoding achaete-scute homolog 1; the protein is MESSAKMESGGAGQQPQPQPQQPFLPPAACFFATAAAAAAAAAAAAQSAQQQQQQQQQAPQLSPAADGQPSGGGHKSAPKQVKRQRSSSPELMRCKRRLNFSGFGYSLPQQQPAAVARRNERERNRVKLVNLGFATLREHVPNGAANKKMSKVETLRSAVEYIRALQQLLDEHDAVSAAFQAGVLSPTISPNYSNDMNSMAGSPVSSYSSDEGSYDPLSPEEQELLDFTNWF